From Ipomoea triloba cultivar NCNSP0323 chromosome 5, ASM357664v1, the proteins below share one genomic window:
- the LOC116018775 gene encoding bZIP transcription factor 18-like, translating into MQDPANSKPMMMSQAPAFPSALRPSHHRRAHSEVNFRLPEDLDLVSDPFDAAPAGSFEEMGSEDDLFSTYMDIEKLGGAGAGTDSVAADSGGDGEKSLGRPRHRYSNSVDSSSSLLLSESTIEAKKAMAPDKLAELWTIDPKRAKRILANRQSAARSKERKARYISELERKVQTLQTEATTLSAQLTLFQRDTTGLSNENTELKLRLQAMEQQAQLRDALNEALKNEVERLRIATGEIAAPSDAYSLGMQHIPYNQSAFFSHQPQSGPSDSQNIQIPQFHAFQPSTSTPHHPMLASASVQALADTVQQDPLGRFQGLDISSSRGSHIVKSEAPSISASESSSSTFCS; encoded by the exons ATGCAAGATCCAGCCAATTCGAAGCCGATGATGATGAGCCAAGCGCCAGCGTTTCCATCGGCATTGAGGCCATCGCACCACCGGAGGGCTCACTCGGAGGTGAACTTCCGGCTGCCGGAGGATCTGGATCTGGTGTCGGACCCCTTCGATGCGGCGCCGGCCGGGAGCTTCGAGGAGATGGGATCCGAGGACGATCTCTTCTCCACCTACATGGACATCGAGAAGCtcggcggcgccggcgccggaacCGACAGTGTAGCGGCGGATAGCGGCGGCGATGGAGAGAAGAGCCTCGGCCGGCCGCGCCACCGCTATAGCAACTCCGTGGATAGCTCCTCCAGCTTGCTGCTTAGCGAGAGCACGATTGAAGCTAAGAAAGCTATGGCGCCTGATAAACTCGCGGAGCTTTGGACCATTGATCCCAAGCGAGCTAAAAG AATTCTGGCAAATCGCCAATCAGCTGCTCGATCGAAAGAGAGGAAGGCGCGCTACATATCTGAACTCGAGAGAAAAGTGCAGACCCTTCAGACAGAAGCAACCACACTTTCCGCACAGCTTACCCTGTTCCAG AGGGATACGACAGGGCTTAGTAACGAAAATACTGAGCTTAAACTTCGTTTGCAAGCCATGGAACAACAAGCTCAATTGCGTGATG CTTTGAATGAAGCGTTAAAGAACGAAGTTGAAAGACTCAGAATAGCTACTGGCGAAATAGCAGCTCCTTCTGATGCTTACAGTTTGGGAATGCAGCATATTCCTTATAATCAATCAGCCTTCTTCTCACATCAGCCACAGTCGGGGCCAAGTGACTCCCAAAATATTCAGATCCCGCAGTTTCATGCATTCCAGCCAAGCACATCTACTCCACATCACCCCATGCTTGCTTCTGCCTCGGTCCAGGCTCTTGCAGACACGGTGCAGCAGGATCCTCTCGGTCGCTTTCAGGGCCTCGATATCAGTAGCAGCAGGGGCTCTCATATTGTGAAGAGCGAAGCCCCTTCCATATCTGCAAGCGAAAGCAGCAGTAGTACATTCTGCTCTTGA